Proteins encoded within one genomic window of Synechococcus sp. PCC 7335:
- the trpS gene encoding tryptophan--tRNA ligase, protein MPQPRILSGIQTTGNMHLGNYLGAIRNWVELQAQYDCFLFMADLHAITVPQDPKTLAENTLKLAATYIACGIDPEQSTIFVQSQLPEHSELAWLFNCITPLNWLERMIQFKEKALKQGENVSVGLMDYPVLQAADILLYEPDLVPVGEDQKQHLELTRDIAGRLNHQFGKKKKPVLKVPEPLIRETGARVMSLTDGTKKMSKSDPSDQSRIDLTDTPQAITKKIKRAKTDLERGLEFDNPERPECNNLLGLYQLLSGQTKAAVADECRDMGWGQFKPLLAETTVEALRPIQEKYAELMDDRTYLLSVLADGKSKAQAIAIPTLDKVKTAMGFTLST, encoded by the coding sequence ATGCCTCAGCCTCGCATCCTTTCAGGCATCCAAACCACCGGCAACATGCATCTAGGTAACTATCTTGGTGCTATTCGAAACTGGGTCGAACTACAGGCTCAGTACGATTGCTTTTTGTTCATGGCAGATCTGCATGCCATTACCGTTCCTCAAGATCCTAAAACCCTGGCTGAAAATACGCTTAAGCTAGCTGCTACTTATATTGCTTGCGGAATCGATCCTGAACAATCCACTATCTTTGTCCAATCTCAACTACCAGAACATAGTGAACTAGCGTGGCTGTTCAACTGCATCACACCGCTTAATTGGCTAGAACGAATGATCCAATTCAAGGAGAAAGCGCTCAAGCAGGGAGAAAATGTCAGTGTTGGCTTGATGGATTATCCGGTGCTACAGGCAGCCGATATCTTGCTATACGAACCTGATTTGGTGCCTGTTGGCGAAGATCAAAAGCAGCATTTAGAGTTAACTCGCGACATCGCTGGCAGACTCAACCATCAGTTTGGCAAAAAGAAGAAACCAGTTCTCAAGGTGCCAGAACCATTGATACGCGAGACTGGAGCGCGGGTAATGAGCCTCACTGATGGGACGAAAAAGATGTCCAAATCAGACCCTTCAGATCAAAGTCGAATTGATCTAACTGATACCCCGCAAGCGATCACCAAAAAGATTAAACGAGCAAAAACCGATCTCGAACGGGGCTTGGAATTCGATAATCCTGAACGGCCAGAATGTAACAATCTGCTAGGTCTTTATCAACTACTCTCAGGTCAAACAAAAGCAGCCGTTGCTGATGAATGCCGAGATATGGGATGGGGACAGTTCAAGCCATTGCTAGCTGAGACTACAGTGGAGGCACTACGACCGATCCAGGAGAAGTACGCTGAGCTAATGGATGATCGCACCTATTTGCTCTCAGTATTAGCCGATGGGAAAAGCAAAGCGCAGGCGATCGCAATCCCCACGCTAGACAAGGTCAAAACGGCTATGGGCTTCACGCTATCAACCTAA
- a CDS encoding DUF2325 domain-containing protein, whose translation MLKPVLHAVQLFLKGATGKDRQAKHHLSEHLLRLQLAYDQLQLEHSDLEQKHSRLQQKQIDLTQRLSRNKTDTDELLSIADSEVDSLISENEDLQLRLRESETENSALKESNGSLLGRVAFLEQQLDIRSYQNGSAEHSSTESKSGAIDTNPFLGLEDSSDESTSLYTLPVDLSNLSIALVGGHETTYREVTEALKQYGLKRCIHVPPHSIASNSRNQIKDKISTCDLVVTITSYVDHSVARCVKQLKDAHMLGGGYIRVSCHGKSGLIREVLEYFSTSMQPSSVL comes from the coding sequence TGTTCAGTTATTCCTTAAGGGAGCGACTGGCAAAGATCGTCAGGCTAAACATCATCTGTCTGAACATCTATTACGACTGCAGCTTGCCTACGACCAATTGCAGTTAGAGCATAGCGATCTAGAACAAAAGCATAGCCGCCTTCAGCAAAAGCAGATTGATCTGACTCAGCGTCTTAGTCGTAACAAAACTGATACAGACGAACTTTTGAGCATTGCCGATAGTGAAGTCGACTCTTTGATCAGCGAGAATGAAGATCTACAGCTTAGACTTAGAGAAAGTGAAACAGAAAACTCAGCTCTCAAAGAAAGTAATGGCTCTTTGCTAGGTAGAGTTGCTTTCCTAGAACAGCAGCTCGACATACGCTCTTACCAGAATGGCAGTGCTGAACACAGCAGCACGGAGTCGAAGTCCGGCGCTATTGATACGAATCCCTTTCTGGGCCTAGAAGACAGTTCAGATGAAAGTACTTCGCTTTATACCTTACCTGTTGATCTTTCCAACTTATCAATTGCTTTAGTCGGTGGTCATGAAACTACCTACCGAGAAGTTACAGAAGCCCTTAAACAATACGGCCTGAAACGCTGTATCCACGTTCCCCCTCATAGCATTGCCAGCAACAGCCGCAACCAGATCAAAGATAAGATTAGCACCTGTGATCTTGTTGTCACTATTACTAGCTACGTTGATCATTCTGTTGCCAGATGCGTCAAACAGCTCAAAGATGCTCATATGCTAGGCGGTGGCTATATCCGGGTTAGCTGTCATGGCAAAAGTGGCCTAATCAGAGAGGTCCTCGAATACTTTAGTACGTCTATGCAACCCTCTAGCGTTCTTTAG
- a CDS encoding efflux RND transporter permease subunit: protein MFNISEWSIRRPVPTIVLFLVLTITGLVAFGNLGIDANPNIDVPAVQVQVTQTGAGPAEMENQITKKIEDAVAGLGNIDSLTSTVSDGSSETVIEFNLGVDTDQATNDVRDAITRIRQDFPEDASDPIVQRLEFSGGPVVIYTVGSDQRSVEEISDLVDREIGRKLLAAEGVARVDRVGGVDREIRVNLDPAQLNALGITATEVNDQIRQFNINLPGGRSDISGIEQGIRTLGSAATVDELRSLQIVLPAGGTTPLSSLGSVEDDFGEIRQSAYLNGQPVVGFRVYRSKGSVVVTVEDSVTEAIAELEQTLPEDITFELTFTQGTDIRDSYQASIDALILGCILAVIVVGLFLRNWRTTLITATALPLSIIPTFLVLQALGYTLNSMSLLALTLAVGNLVDDAIVEIENTERHIQMGKPPFKAAIDSTAEVGLAVVTTTATIVAVFLPVAFMGGIPGQFFKPFGVTVAVATMFSTLVARLVSPMMAAYLLKPADGGNEGNTVVAADGLRVPRYLLPYHKLLNTALNHRLITIVLALLFFIGSMNLARFLPTSLFDSGNTSRTSISISLPPGTTLERTELVSDRVTNLLLSKPATEDVFMTNTPGDASASVQLKPKEERIERSLYEEQLRKEFQTIPGVRINFVSQGAGGGGKDYELVLTGENPELLTRTAQDLTQQVRQIPGMVEVNSTASLVQPEVLIRPDPARAADLGVSVSSIARTASLATLGDSESNLADFDVGDRQIPIRVRLAPEAVDDLSTLENLQVPGQNGQMVPLIAVADISFGSGPAQIDRFNRSRQITVGANLQGITLGQAIEAVGELPIMQNLPDGVREQSTGDAEIQQEVFSRFGLALGTAILMIYAVLVLLYNDFLYPIAVMMALPLCVGGALMGLLVAQKPMGLFALIGIVLLIGLVTKNSILLVDYALIAMREGKSRRQAVIEAGITRLRPILMTSISTVAGMVPIALELGAGGETRSPMAIAVIGGFSTSTLLTLVVIPVFFTYISGARSRTARILSRTTGIGRSTGQTTTQSQAAQT, encoded by the coding sequence ATGTTCAACATTTCTGAATGGTCAATTCGGCGTCCGGTGCCGACGATTGTTTTATTTTTGGTACTCACGATCACAGGTTTAGTTGCCTTTGGCAATCTGGGCATTGATGCCAATCCGAATATCGATGTGCCAGCGGTACAGGTGCAGGTGACCCAGACAGGCGCTGGCCCTGCCGAGATGGAAAACCAGATCACTAAAAAGATAGAAGATGCAGTGGCCGGTCTTGGCAACATTGACTCGCTGACCTCGACTGTGAGTGACGGATCGTCAGAAACAGTCATTGAATTTAATTTGGGGGTTGATACTGACCAGGCTACTAATGATGTTCGTGATGCGATTACCCGGATTCGCCAAGATTTTCCGGAAGATGCGAGCGACCCAATTGTGCAGCGGCTAGAGTTTTCTGGTGGGCCTGTTGTCATCTATACCGTTGGCTCAGATCAGCGCTCAGTCGAAGAAATTAGCGATCTTGTTGATAGAGAGATTGGCCGCAAACTTCTAGCAGCAGAAGGCGTGGCTAGAGTTGACCGAGTCGGTGGTGTCGATAGAGAGATCCGTGTAAATCTCGATCCAGCTCAGCTCAACGCCTTAGGTATCACAGCGACTGAGGTGAATGACCAAATTCGCCAGTTTAATATCAACTTGCCGGGGGGCCGCAGCGATATCTCGGGGATAGAGCAAGGCATTCGGACGCTAGGCAGTGCAGCAACGGTAGATGAGCTGCGATCGCTACAAATTGTCTTACCGGCTGGGGGAACTACGCCGCTTAGTAGTTTGGGCTCAGTCGAAGACGACTTTGGCGAAATCCGCCAGTCTGCCTATCTAAATGGTCAGCCAGTGGTAGGCTTTCGGGTCTATCGCAGTAAGGGTAGCGTGGTAGTCACGGTAGAAGACTCGGTCACAGAGGCGATCGCTGAGCTTGAGCAGACGCTGCCAGAAGATATCACTTTTGAGCTGACGTTCACCCAAGGCACCGACATTAGAGACTCGTATCAAGCGTCTATTGATGCGCTGATACTAGGCTGCATTTTGGCGGTGATTGTGGTGGGTCTTTTCCTCCGCAACTGGCGGACAACGCTGATTACCGCGACGGCGCTGCCGCTTTCAATCATCCCCACTTTTCTGGTTTTGCAAGCGTTAGGCTACACGCTCAACAGTATGTCTCTGCTGGCATTGACATTGGCGGTTGGCAACCTAGTAGACGATGCGATCGTAGAAATTGAGAATACCGAGCGTCACATTCAAATGGGTAAGCCACCTTTTAAAGCTGCAATCGATTCGACAGCAGAAGTTGGCTTAGCCGTCGTCACCACCACGGCGACAATTGTTGCCGTATTCCTTCCAGTTGCTTTCATGGGAGGAATTCCAGGCCAGTTCTTCAAGCCGTTTGGCGTGACGGTAGCGGTAGCAACGATGTTCTCTACGCTGGTGGCCCGACTAGTAAGTCCCATGATGGCGGCCTATTTGCTCAAACCAGCCGATGGAGGTAATGAGGGAAACACAGTCGTTGCTGCTGATGGGCTACGGGTGCCGCGCTATCTGTTGCCGTACCATAAACTGTTGAACACAGCGCTAAATCATCGCCTGATTACGATTGTGCTAGCACTATTGTTCTTCATTGGCAGTATGAACTTGGCCCGGTTCTTACCGACTAGTCTGTTTGACTCAGGTAATACTAGTCGAACCTCTATTAGTATCTCTTTACCACCGGGAACGACTTTGGAAAGAACGGAGCTGGTGAGCGATCGCGTTACCAATCTTCTCCTTTCTAAACCTGCGACAGAAGATGTGTTCATGACCAACACCCCAGGCGATGCCTCCGCTTCTGTACAGCTAAAGCCCAAAGAAGAACGAATAGAGCGCAGCCTCTATGAGGAGCAGCTCCGCAAAGAATTTCAAACTATTCCGGGCGTTAGAATTAATTTTGTCAGTCAGGGTGCGGGCGGTGGTGGCAAAGATTATGAACTGGTTCTCACGGGTGAAAATCCTGAGCTGCTGACGCGAACCGCTCAAGATCTGACTCAGCAGGTGCGACAGATTCCAGGCATGGTGGAAGTGAACTCTACCGCCTCGCTGGTGCAGCCAGAGGTCTTGATTCGACCCGATCCGGCTAGAGCCGCAGATTTAGGCGTGTCGGTAAGTAGCATTGCTCGGACGGCTTCTTTGGCAACGCTGGGCGATAGTGAATCAAACCTAGCTGATTTCGATGTGGGCGATCGCCAGATTCCTATTCGTGTGCGATTAGCCCCCGAGGCTGTTGATGATCTAAGCACACTAGAGAACCTGCAAGTACCCGGTCAAAATGGTCAGATGGTGCCGCTAATTGCAGTTGCCGATATCAGTTTTGGTAGCGGCCCTGCTCAGATCGATCGCTTCAATCGCTCTCGCCAGATCACTGTCGGTGCTAACCTTCAGGGTATCACGCTAGGTCAAGCTATCGAGGCCGTTGGTGAGCTACCCATCATGCAAAACTTACCTGATGGTGTCAGAGAGCAGTCAACAGGCGATGCTGAGATCCAGCAGGAAGTCTTTAGCCGATTTGGGCTAGCGCTAGGCACGGCGATCTTGATGATCTATGCCGTGTTGGTGCTGTTGTACAACGACTTTTTGTATCCTATTGCTGTGATGATGGCACTGCCGCTGTGCGTTGGTGGTGCGTTGATGGGGCTACTAGTCGCGCAAAAGCCGATGGGATTATTCGCGTTGATCGGCATCGTACTGCTGATTGGTCTGGTGACGAAGAACTCGATTTTGCTAGTGGACTATGCGCTGATTGCGATGAGAGAAGGGAAGTCGCGGCGTCAGGCGGTGATCGAAGCGGGAATTACCAGACTGCGACCGATTTTGATGACTTCGATCTCAACGGTGGCAGGGATGGTACCGATTGCCTTGGAACTCGGGGCAGGCGGTGAAACGCGCAGTCCGATGGCGATCGCAGTCATCGGTGGCTTCTCAACCTCTACGCTACTAACGCTAGTGGTCATTCCCGTATTCTTTACCTATATCAGCGGCGCCAGGAGCAGAACCGCTAGGATATTAAGTAGAACAACAGGCATTGGTCGCTCTACTGGTCAGACTACTACCCAGAGCCAAGCTGCTCAGACCTAA
- a CDS encoding methylenetetrahydrofolate reductase — protein sequence MDAVSNRFRAAIKSKKFIVTAEVMPPKGANPQHMLEMADGLKDWVHAVNVTDGSRAVLRMSSLACSALLRQAGIEPICQMTGRDRNAIALQADLMGAHALGVRNVLALTGDPLKAGDHPKAKPVHELDSIRLLRLIRKLNEGTDYNEKPMNDGALDIFPGAAVDPQSTSWSGLQSRFEKKLTSGAQFFQSQLISDFDKLEKFMDQVAVGCDRPILAGIFLLKSAKNAAFINRCVPGVDIPQHLIDRLAAAKEPLHEGMKIAAEQVQAARQLCQGVHMMAVRREDLIPQILEMAGVEPQTQRQVASTSSAVR from the coding sequence ATGGATGCAGTATCAAATCGATTTCGCGCGGCCATCAAGTCCAAAAAGTTTATCGTCACGGCTGAAGTGATGCCGCCCAAAGGCGCTAATCCACAGCACATGCTAGAGATGGCTGACGGTTTGAAGGACTGGGTACATGCTGTCAATGTGACCGACGGTAGTAGAGCAGTGCTGCGAATGTCTTCTTTAGCCTGCTCTGCACTATTGCGCCAGGCTGGAATTGAACCTATTTGCCAGATGACTGGGCGTGATCGCAATGCTATTGCCCTCCAAGCCGACCTCATGGGAGCCCACGCTCTGGGAGTTCGCAACGTTCTAGCCCTGACCGGCGATCCGCTCAAGGCAGGTGACCATCCCAAAGCCAAACCTGTCCATGAGCTAGACTCTATTCGCCTTCTGCGCTTGATTAGAAAGCTCAACGAAGGCACTGACTATAACGAGAAACCTATGAACGACGGCGCACTAGATATCTTTCCAGGCGCAGCCGTCGACCCACAGTCCACAAGCTGGTCAGGGCTGCAAAGCCGATTCGAGAAAAAGTTAACCTCGGGCGCGCAGTTTTTTCAAAGTCAGCTAATCTCTGATTTTGACAAGTTAGAGAAGTTTATGGATCAAGTGGCGGTGGGATGCGATCGCCCTATCCTAGCTGGCATCTTTCTACTCAAATCCGCTAAGAACGCCGCCTTCATCAACCGCTGCGTTCCCGGCGTCGACATCCCTCAGCATCTGATTGATAGATTGGCGGCCGCCAAAGAACCCCTTCACGAAGGCATGAAAATTGCCGCCGAGCAAGTACAAGCCGCACGTCAGCTCTGTCAGGGCGTCCATATGATGGCGGTTAGAAGAGAAGATCTGATTCCCCAGATCCTAGAGATGGCAGGCGTAGAACCCCAAACACAAAGGCAAGTAGCTAGCACCTCAAGCGCAGTGAGGTAG
- a CDS encoding hydantoinase B/oxoprolinase family protein, whose amino-acid sequence MNNTEQAGMGKSDRQWQFWIDRGGTFTDVVAKRPNGEIVVHKLLSENPEQYSDAPVQGIRDCLGLGADDPIPAEQIAGIKMGTTVATNALLEHQGDRTLLVITQGFGDALRIGYQNRPNIFAREIVLPQMLYERVVEVEERIGAQGEVLIPLQIDEAQRQLREAYAQGIRSCAIALMHGYRYPKHEQALGKLARQIGFTQVSLSHQVSPLMKLVSRGDTTVVDAYLSPILRRYVDRVTSQISSSASTDDVPSLMFMQSNGGLSDAQFFQGKDSILSGPAGGIVGAVKTSELAGFEKIISFDMGGTSTDVAHYAGEYERTFDSEVAGVRLRTPMMAINTVAAGGGSIIQYDGSRYRVGPSSAGANPGPASYGRGGPLTVTDCNVQVGKLQPGFFPQVFGPKANAPLNRQVVAEKLEQLTAEIGDGRSAAAVADGFLSIAVEKMANAIKQISLQKGYDVSKYTLCCFGGAGGQHACLIAAALGMKRVLIHPYAGVLSAYGIGLAEIRVLRESSIEAPLTAELDLLPRFDELIADAEGELAQQSVQPTGLEVRQQAHLKYDGTDSTLLVNFEPARQMQQQFETKHHQRYGFVAAGKDLIVEAISIELVAQTQTANEPQLERQSAASPQPVEHVKIYTAGDWHQTPVYQRKELQPGDTVLGPALVVETTGTTVIEPDWQVEVSDRNHLILTYQASERSLGNVDISTKTADPVMLEIFNNLFRSIAEQMGTTLQNTSYSVNIKERLDFSCAVFDQNGQLVANAPHIPVHLGSMSESVKSLVDSRGDSLQPGDVYILNNPYHGGTHLPDITAITPVFDKGSSNVIFYLASRGHHADIGGITPGSMPSNSTSVEQEGVLFDNFQLVEAGRFRETELQQMLTTGEYPVRNPTQNIADLQAQIAANEKGVQELQRMLEQYGLDTVQAYMGYVQDNAEAAVRRAIDRLSDGSFTYEMDSGDRIQVTIQIDKQDRSATIDFSGTSPQLNSNFNAPSAICKAAVLYVFRTLVDDDIPLNAGCLKPLKIVIPEGCLLNPEYPAAVVAGNVETSQAIVDTLYGALGVLAASQGTMNNFTFGNQRYQYYETICGGAGAGPDFDGTDAVQTHMTNSHLTDPEVLEWRFPVLLESFSIRENSGGAGHHRGGHGAVRRLRFKEPMTAAILSSHRRIPPFGQAGGEAGSVGHNWIQRRDGSRQELASTATVNVEPGDTFVIETPGGGGFGRCST is encoded by the coding sequence ATGAACAATACCGAACAGGCGGGCATGGGTAAATCCGATAGGCAATGGCAGTTTTGGATCGATCGAGGCGGCACCTTTACGGATGTGGTAGCCAAGCGACCCAACGGCGAGATTGTTGTTCATAAGCTACTTTCTGAGAACCCTGAGCAGTATTCAGATGCGCCGGTGCAGGGAATTCGTGATTGCTTGGGCCTGGGCGCAGACGACCCGATTCCGGCTGAACAAATTGCTGGAATAAAAATGGGGACGACGGTGGCGACTAATGCACTGCTAGAACATCAGGGCGATCGCACTCTGCTTGTCATCACTCAAGGCTTTGGCGATGCCCTTAGAATCGGCTATCAAAATCGGCCCAATATCTTCGCGAGAGAGATTGTGCTGCCGCAGATGCTTTATGAGCGCGTGGTGGAAGTTGAAGAAAGGATAGGCGCTCAGGGCGAAGTTTTGATACCGCTACAAATAGATGAAGCTCAACGGCAGTTAAGGGAAGCTTACGCTCAAGGGATCCGAAGTTGTGCGATCGCCCTGATGCACGGCTACCGATACCCAAAGCACGAGCAAGCCCTAGGTAAACTCGCTCGGCAAATTGGCTTCACCCAAGTTTCACTATCCCATCAGGTAAGCCCGCTGATGAAGTTGGTCAGTCGAGGCGATACAACGGTGGTCGATGCTTATCTTTCGCCGATTTTGCGACGATATGTAGACCGGGTGACCAGTCAAATATCGAGCTCAGCGTCTACAGATGATGTGCCCTCGCTGATGTTCATGCAGTCGAATGGTGGCTTGAGCGATGCTCAGTTCTTTCAAGGAAAAGACAGCATCCTCTCTGGCCCTGCAGGCGGAATTGTCGGAGCCGTTAAGACTAGCGAACTAGCTGGATTCGAGAAAATTATCAGCTTTGACATGGGCGGCACCTCTACAGATGTGGCTCACTATGCGGGGGAATATGAGCGTACCTTTGACTCAGAAGTCGCTGGCGTGCGGCTGCGAACGCCAATGATGGCAATTAACACAGTAGCAGCCGGTGGTGGTTCAATCATTCAATACGATGGCAGTCGCTACCGGGTAGGGCCATCATCTGCCGGGGCTAATCCAGGTCCAGCTAGCTATGGCCGAGGTGGACCGCTAACTGTGACGGACTGCAATGTGCAAGTAGGTAAGCTTCAGCCTGGTTTCTTTCCACAGGTGTTTGGCCCCAAAGCAAATGCACCCCTAAATCGACAAGTTGTCGCTGAAAAGCTTGAGCAACTGACCGCTGAGATTGGTGATGGTCGTAGTGCCGCTGCGGTTGCCGATGGATTCTTGAGTATCGCGGTCGAGAAAATGGCCAACGCGATTAAACAAATCTCGCTGCAAAAAGGCTACGACGTGTCTAAGTATACGCTCTGTTGCTTTGGTGGGGCGGGCGGACAACATGCTTGTTTGATCGCAGCGGCGCTGGGCATGAAGCGGGTTTTAATTCATCCTTATGCGGGAGTACTTTCTGCCTATGGAATTGGGCTAGCGGAAATCAGAGTGCTGAGAGAAAGCTCGATAGAAGCGCCACTGACAGCGGAATTAGACCTATTGCCTCGCTTTGATGAACTGATTGCCGATGCAGAAGGCGAACTCGCCCAACAGTCAGTTCAGCCAACTGGATTAGAAGTTCGGCAACAGGCGCATTTGAAATACGACGGGACCGATTCGACGCTGCTTGTCAACTTCGAGCCAGCTAGACAGATGCAGCAGCAGTTTGAAACTAAGCATCACCAGCGGTACGGGTTTGTAGCCGCAGGCAAAGACCTAATAGTTGAGGCCATTTCGATTGAGCTGGTGGCCCAAACTCAAACAGCGAATGAACCTCAGCTAGAGCGACAATCAGCAGCAAGCCCTCAGCCAGTTGAGCATGTGAAAATTTATACGGCTGGGGACTGGCATCAGACGCCGGTTTATCAGCGCAAAGAGCTACAGCCGGGAGACACGGTTTTAGGACCAGCACTAGTGGTGGAAACAACAGGCACGACTGTGATTGAACCAGATTGGCAAGTTGAAGTGAGCGATCGCAACCATCTAATCCTGACCTATCAAGCTTCAGAAAGGAGCTTAGGAAATGTCGATATCAGCACTAAAACCGCTGATCCGGTAATGCTGGAAATCTTCAACAATCTGTTTCGCTCGATCGCTGAGCAAATGGGCACTACGCTGCAAAATACTAGCTATTCAGTAAACATCAAAGAAAGGCTTGATTTTTCTTGTGCCGTCTTTGATCAAAACGGACAACTTGTTGCAAATGCGCCCCATATTCCAGTCCATTTGGGTTCGATGAGTGAAAGTGTTAAATCGCTGGTAGATAGCCGTGGTGACTCTCTTCAACCAGGGGACGTTTACATATTGAACAATCCCTACCACGGCGGTACCCACCTACCCGATATAACCGCCATTACGCCTGTCTTTGACAAAGGTAGTAGCAATGTGATCTTCTACTTAGCTTCTCGCGGACATCATGCTGATATTGGCGGAATAACGCCAGGATCAATGCCTTCTAATAGTACGTCGGTAGAGCAGGAAGGGGTGCTGTTCGACAACTTTCAACTTGTCGAGGCGGGTCGATTTCGAGAGACTGAGCTGCAGCAAATGCTAACAACGGGAGAATACCCAGTGCGTAATCCGACTCAGAATATCGCTGATTTGCAGGCACAGATTGCTGCGAACGAGAAAGGAGTGCAAGAGCTACAGCGGATGCTAGAACAGTATGGACTCGATACAGTACAGGCTTATATGGGCTATGTACAAGATAACGCTGAAGCGGCCGTTCGGCGAGCGATTGATCGGCTAAGCGATGGCAGCTTTACCTACGAGATGGACAGTGGCGATCGCATCCAGGTCACCATTCAAATTGACAAACAAGATCGGAGTGCCACCATCGACTTTTCAGGAACCTCACCCCAGCTAAATAGCAACTTCAATGCCCCATCCGCTATTTGTAAAGCAGCCGTCCTCTATGTCTTTAGAACGCTCGTAGACGATGATATTCCCTTAAATGCAGGCTGTCTGAAACCGCTAAAGATCGTCATTCCCGAAGGCTGTCTGCTTAATCCTGAATATCCAGCTGCTGTGGTTGCAGGGAATGTCGAAACCTCTCAGGCAATTGTTGATACATTGTATGGTGCTCTAGGTGTGCTAGCGGCTTCGCAAGGAACCATGAATAACTTCACCTTTGGCAATCAGCGCTATCAGTATTACGAGACAATCTGCGGTGGTGCTGGTGCTGGCCCTGACTTCGATGGTACAGACGCAGTGCAAACCCACATGACCAACTCGCACCTCACCGATCCAGAAGTGCTTGAATGGCGTTTCCCTGTTCTTTTAGAAAGCTTCTCTATCCGAGAAAATAGCGGCGGTGCAGGTCATCACCGAGGTGGGCACGGTGCCGTGCGGCGACTGCGCTTCAAAGAACCCATGACAGCAGCGATTCTCTCTAGTCATCGGCGGATTCCGCCCTTTGGACAGGCAGGTGGCGAGGCTGGTAGCGTTGGCCATAACTGGATTCAACGCCGCGATGGTAGCCGTCAAGAGCTAGCGAGTACTGCCACAGTTAACGTAGAGCCCGGTGATACCTTTGTTATCGAAACTCCAGGTGGCGGAGGATTTGGCCGGTGTAGCACATAG
- a CDS encoding efflux RND transporter periplasmic adaptor subunit has translation MAYQDLQHDFRDDEDSSIEPEVVPTSSSKGLTDGILKPKKRKRPVRNVPGWLSGPRGLLLGLGLGLGLAIGGQKLLSMVASRGEAPLVEPTAVASATVTTVRSQSTSIRQTIETNGTVEAFDLLSVSPRASGLQIRAVNVREGDRVAAGQILAVLDDSVLRSEIEQSQAQVSAAIATVEQRRAEAAQAQASLAEARENFDRYSSLFEQGAISAESLTERRTEVATAEQTVGAQQAAISSAQASVRSAEAEVNQLKTQLDQTLVIAPSDGVIAERAATVGDTASTGTPLFKLISNDELELAVEIPQTQMAKVTPGTPVQISSNSDAALQLQGFVRSIDPTVDAQTRKATVKVGLPGSDRLRPGMFLQAAIVVGTREGVTVPAEAVLPQSSGGFVVYQLAADGTVKAQPVTTGEQIPASGNQPAQIEIVSGLQADVPVVLEGASYVQDGDLVDVVSNDGPGIVSESSFEGSN, from the coding sequence GTGGCTTACCAAGATCTTCAGCACGATTTCCGAGACGACGAAGATAGCTCTATAGAACCGGAGGTGGTGCCTACCTCAAGCTCAAAAGGCCTCACAGACGGGATTTTGAAACCTAAGAAACGAAAGCGACCGGTTCGAAACGTTCCCGGCTGGTTAAGTGGACCCAGAGGCCTATTGCTAGGGTTGGGTCTAGGACTAGGGCTAGCAATAGGGGGCCAAAAGCTGCTGTCTATGGTCGCTTCTAGAGGAGAGGCGCCGCTAGTCGAACCAACGGCGGTAGCGAGTGCGACGGTAACCACGGTGCGATCGCAATCTACTTCCATTCGCCAAACCATTGAGACCAATGGCACCGTCGAAGCGTTTGACTTGCTTTCAGTATCGCCTAGAGCAAGTGGTTTACAGATTCGGGCAGTGAACGTGCGCGAGGGCGATCGCGTTGCGGCAGGCCAAATTCTGGCTGTTCTTGACGATTCGGTTTTGCGTAGTGAGATCGAGCAATCCCAGGCCCAGGTAAGTGCGGCGATCGCCACCGTCGAGCAGAGACGAGCAGAGGCGGCCCAAGCCCAAGCTTCTCTAGCCGAAGCCAGAGAAAACTTTGACCGATATAGTTCGCTATTCGAGCAGGGAGCTATCAGCGCTGAGTCTCTAACCGAGCGGAGAACTGAAGTTGCTACCGCAGAGCAAACCGTCGGCGCGCAGCAGGCGGCGATTTCAAGCGCCCAGGCATCTGTTCGTAGCGCCGAAGCTGAGGTCAATCAGTTAAAAACCCAGCTAGATCAAACCTTGGTGATCGCACCTAGCGATGGCGTAATTGCGGAAAGAGCAGCAACAGTAGGAGATACAGCTAGTACAGGCACACCTCTATTCAAGCTAATTAGTAATGACGAATTAGAGCTAGCGGTCGAGATTCCGCAGACGCAGATGGCCAAAGTAACACCGGGTACGCCAGTTCAGATCTCGTCTAACTCTGATGCTGCTTTGCAGCTTCAGGGCTTTGTGCGATCAATTGATCCAACCGTTGACGCGCAGACGAGAAAGGCGACCGTAAAAGTAGGGTTGCCAGGGAGCGATCGCCTACGTCCTGGTATGTTTTTGCAAGCAGCGATTGTGGTCGGAACGCGTGAAGGGGTAACGGTACCAGCAGAAGCCGTTCTACCGCAAAGCAGCGGTGGCTTTGTAGTCTACCAGTTAGCTGCGGATGGCACTGTTAAAGCCCAGCCTGTAACCACAGGTGAGCAGATTCCAGCAAGCGGAAATCAGCCTGCGCAAATCGAAATCGTTTCTGGATTGCAGGCTGATGTCCCAGTTGTTTTAGAAGGGGCGAGCTATGTACAAGATGGCGATCTAGTAGATGTAGTTTCCAACGATGGCCCTGGCATTGTCTCAGAGAGTAGCTTTGAGGGCAGCAACTAG